The genomic DNA ataacaccattttaatctctatttttcaaaagctccaacggcaggagggggacaccccctcctgacctccccccccgcaataatactccccaagtgccaccaaataacaccattttaatctctatttttcaaaagctccaacagcagcagggggacacccctctcctgacctcctccccccccccccgtgaccgcttgcgtggccgcttgtggtgcttggcaccacatgtttgccctctttatcttcagacagcgacgaacgaagaaaaaattataaatctgaaaatttactctgaaaaaaaaaatttgcacagctagtctcaattggaaaaaaaaaatttcagaaatttacaatagtaaaaaaaaaattttcacaatttcattgtgaccacccccctcccaaggtctaatggtccatccctaagtgAAAGTCAAAGCATGGGCGATTGAAAAGGTAATGTCCCCTGACTATTAATGCTCCAGTTACTAGCGGGGAAGGGTAGAAGGAGGGGGTTGGGCTAGGGCCGCTTGTCTTTGCACTTTTAAGACCAATACAATTGACATGTACCAACTGCCGCTCTAAAATTGCATAAAGCAGCGTTACATACTTTCGCAATTTGAAATACCTCGTCATTTGCGGTAAAAGAGTAGCCAGGCCATGGGACCGATCGTTGTGACGGTTGCTGTGGTCTGTCCCACATCAGCAACCGCCGCATGGCCCCCGGACTGCACTTTCAAAGCTTCTTCTTCATGTACACTTGTTACCATCGTGAAAAGGTGAAAAGGTAGTGATGAAAAACTACCGTTTCGTCTGAAATTAGTCAGGGCCCCAGTCCGCATGGGACAGGTCGCTGGATCGCTTTTATTTCCTCAGTAACCAATTTTTGAGCATGCGGTTCATAATTCTATCTTCATGTAAATGTCACCAATATAAATCTGTATTATAGTGTTATATGTAAGTTGCAATAAATAGCTGTTAAAATCCTTTCTAAGAGTTCTCAGGAAAGGTGTCATGTTTTGCTGTCAAAAGAGAATTTGTACAGTACTTGTAATTATTCGAGTTATTGGAGTGTCAATGTTTGACACACACGGATTTCTTGACTGTAACGCACAAGTTGTTTTACTCTGACAACATCAATGGGTGTGACAATTGCCGTACATTCTCTTATCATGCcgaatgtttgaaaataaaagacgGTAGCagaactttaacttctcgaaaacGTGACAATCACAGTACACAGTACTTGTATTCCTATTCAGGCGTATGATTGGCTCAAAACTTTGTAGTCtcggttaaccctttgagctaGATCAACCACAAAGGAAGGTTCCCTCATTTTAACATCAAGGGGCGTTATTTGTAAGGACAAGTCATTTTTTGGgaatattgaaataaatgtaaaacttGGTTATCGTGGAAACGACCAAAATGCATGTGCATCGAACTCAGAAGCGTAGTTCAATGCGTGCTTCTAATTCGTTATTAGTTGTAACCGATGGCTTCTGATGAACTGAACATCAACATCCAGCGATACTTATGTTCTGTCGACGACTGCAATACAATAATGGggagcggggggggggggggggttgactgAACTGTTCttgcaaaaaaacccaaatgttTTGTACTGTCGTTGCTGCCAATCGAAAGTTCTCATCAGCTTATCACCACCAATATCTTAGTATTTCGCAAACTATCAACTTCCGGGACTACTGCTGGTTGCCTTTCCACGGACGTACGTTCTTCCCGGTGAATTATGTCTTCTTTCGATGGATTACTCCAAGGCGATAAATATAGACGAGTATAACGATAATTGCAAGTCATGGTCCGTTTAAGTGAAGCAGTCATTTATAGCCTGAAGGAAAAAGTATTTGATTTCGTGGAGTGGAGGATTTAAAAAAAAGATGTTGGTAGGTGAAGGAAAAGAAAATAAGTCGATCTTATAATGGCTTTGGAGGGAATATAGTTCTAACAGAGAGaagtgaaaaagaaaatcacCAATGTGCTAAAATCAGCAAACGGAGAAATCTTGTTCTCCAATATTCTCTGGAGCTCTAGGCGCACCACCTACAGCGGtactaatattttcaatatttgtcattaCGGTTCTTTCCAGCATTCACGATACAACAGTTCTGATTTAAATTTCATGGATATGTTGTTTCGTTGAAATGACAATCAGCGGCCAGTCAATAAACCAATTTGTACCTTCAGAAaggaaaatcgaaatggagctaattttcatttttcaaatggttttatcatcttgattaccATATTTTAGGCATACTTCacaatttaaaatctttggccTGAGATTGAAATAAAGGAGataggtgtatactgctgtgaggatggcactttgtgGCTATCTAACTTTCCCTTTGACAAAATTTATCTCCAACAATGCACTGTTTCCGTTTTCgcaattttaaatttaccaCAGATCTCATTTTCCTATTTTATTTTGGGCATGGCAGCCAATAGTATCTATTTTCAGCCTAATTGTGACagttagggacggaccattagatcttgggagggggggtggtcaaaaacagaaaaaaaaaatttccgaGCAGAAagttagtaaaaaaaaaatcttcaaactagtttgcaaaataaaaaaaaaataaataagaagacaaaggcgtaaaaaaaaaatctgcaaaagtctttaaaattttgaattttttttagattttaccgacagtaagcaactttctgtatttttaatacatcctcccggcacatttttaattttaatttatacatttagagtgactgtatcccttatactggaagttgtgattatcttatcttttcaggacttttgtattctgatcacttgaaaattatgaaattatagactgttttctacttgtttcctgcgtacaaaccaagcaggtacactaggtaaaacattgaaactatggtatggttgtcaagacagaaagttgtatttgccttttaagatcaagtaaacagatgcaggcacatcagtttcatttttttcacagcattttattacaatgatgaatgcaagaatgggtgaacaagtagaaacacgtcaataatgataaaacaacatatcaagtcattatgtattattttgcttttaaaaaggcattttcaattcttttttctcaaaaaacagcctcaaataacaacagcaacacatgttttaacattcaacaatacactacgtagaatgccatctatccaacaaatcccaacacaaaaacacataaaagggttgaactttgaaagtttctcgatagcaaatactgaataaatctgcatggttaatcgtttttgtgtagcaaatttcaaagaaattggacaagccctttcagagaatacagattttttgaccatgaatggcataaattgcccaaaaagacaaatattgaaatttcaacacatctatacacatccaatcaatttggacatgctgctacagagaaatagatgttttgatcaaaaaagggcaacaattgctctaaaaacacaaatatgcaaatttcactttagcttattttagcttctcagcttgtcaaaatcaattgtaaatcatgagatatgcatgatgtttggtggggtgaatgtaggcatttcaccacgcagtagaaagggaagccaggaaaccaaaatagtcaattttcaaaactatacgaagctactgaggagcaagaagaccatgtttcagaggaagatgtgtaatccgaaaaaaattctcccaaagtgccaccaaataacaccattttaatctctatttttcaaaagctccaacggcaggagggggacaccccctcctgaccaccccccgcaaaaatactccccaagtgccaccaaataacaccattttaagctctatttttcaaaagctccaacggcaggagggggacaccccctcctgaccaccccccacaaaagtactccccaagtgccaccaaataacaccattttaatctctatttttcaaaagctccaacggcaggagggggacaccccctcctgacctccccccgcaaaaatactccccaagtgccaccaaataacaccattttaatctctatttttcaaaagctccaacagcagcagggggacacccctctcctgacctcttcccagtgaccgcttgcgtggccgcttgtggtgcttggcaacacatgtttgccctctttatcttcagacagcgacgaacgaaaaaaaattataattctgaaaatttactctgaaaaaaaaaatttgcacagctaatctcaattggaaaaaaaaaaattcagaaatttacaagagtaaaaaaatattttcacaatttcattgtgaccacccccccctcccaaggtctaatggtccatcccttatttGCGTGGGCAACTTGTTTTTAATGGACAGAGTAACGAACATATTGTGTTGCCGCCGAaaaggaaagtccgatataatcagtttgacctgagCTGATCTGCTAAAGTTTtgcgcacttcccgtcaatgtCGAAAAGTTGTAGGTTGCAATAAATATTGTAACAGCCTTCGGTCCAACCAGAGTGTCGCATCCACCTTTTATCTTATCTGATCAATTgattcagctgtcaatctttgtacgtGCTGGCTCGTCTTTTCCAGTTGAAGTTGAGATTTCCAGAGAAAAGTGTGGTTCAACATGGGCGAATGCAATGATGTTCTCCGCATAATGACCTAAGTACCCCGCCATAGTTTTTAAACCGTTTGCCGGCCCACTTCATGAATTGCATCGGTTACAACCAGattaaaatcttgaaatttaagGCATTTGATATCATGTTGGAGACAGAATCGTCTTACACTTCCTTCAGAGATACTACTCATACggggcaaaacattttggagatgaacacctaTTTCGCGGTGCCTTCTTCCCTTATCAACCATTTCTTAATTTCTTGCAGCTGAatgtaataatatttaattcCTAAAAAACATGTACCGATTTAAATTAATTGCCTGAAATACTCGTAAAAATTCTCTTGTGCAATTATCATTATCAAGTCCTGCCTCCGCAGTGCATATTGTCATGCAGAGACAAATGTTACACTTTAATTCTAGTGCGACAGTTTTTTCGGTCATAGTATCAAAAGGTGCACCACGCCCAAAATAAAATCGGAAAATTGGACATTTAGTAGATTGGAAATTGAAGAAATGGAAATAGTGCATTCTTGGAAATAAAGTTCGTCAGAGTGAAATTTGAATTGCCGCAAAGTACCATCCGCAAAGCAGTATATACctatttcctatatttcaatctcaggtcaaagattttaaatttaaaaataggcctaaaagttaataatcaagatggtGAAACAATTCGAAAAGTGTAAATTAGCCCTGTtattatttcctttttttgaaGATGCAAATTGGTTTGTTGGTTGGCCGAAATGTTTCATGGATTAATAATATACcctgaaatacatatttttgatTTACTTGCAAGAACCATAATTTACAGAATCCTAATTTACAAGTAAATGAATAGGGAACATTTGTCTTGTTCCTTAAAAGTTAAAATTCCAAAAACATGCAAGATTTATACGTGATATATGCTTCTCTTAATGTATTACTTTTATTAATGTcttaattaaaacaaaaatagtccCAAGTGCCTGCTGCTTTCTCTTTCCTGTACACATGCTTCACATGCAGATTCGTTTATCATGACGCCTGTAATTGTATTGTATCTGGTACCTTCTAATGGGCGATCCAGCGAACTAAATCAACATGAAAGATAATAGCGATGCACAATTTCGTATCAAGGCAGAATGCACCTCGGAGGTAGATACTCAgactatcaaacttttacaatcctTTCCcgatctacctcttgtgggggttcattttaaagctcttggtgtaagaatacGTTTTAAAATCTTAGTTTtcagaaaatcgaaaatgtaatttttctccatggtGATAACACtgggatgacagccattttgaaatttcaaatatcggtaaatcttgcataatttgtttctcttataCCAAATTATGCACGtttaagttatgcaaattatggatCAAAAACCAGTCTTTTGTATCTTGTTCTTTTCCATGTAGGAAATTATATAAGAAGCTTACATGAATCatttatatttcacttataaaaAGTTCACTCACAGTTCTGCAATCTAGAGGTCTAGAGGCAAAGCCTAGCTGATTATAGTCTTTCAGGTTTACATCTCGCTCCTGATTGGAAGGTTAGGTTTTCTCGTACTGTAGCTCGGcagggattttgttcaaacaggGGGAATTGCACATCCAGCTCTGGAGAAGACATTAAGATTGTTCTTTTAGGTATATAGATGCATTTCAGGTCAGTTGATATTCTCCATTTGTAATAAGGCTCTATCAAGCGATTTGAACGGTCAAACAATACTGATGAATAAACTGTATATGCTCAGGACTGTTATTATTAAGGTACACTTCTCCTGTGACTCGGTTTGATAGGTTAGACTAACATACAAATGTCAGTGTCAGCTTATTGAAACTTTACTTTCTGAGGGGGAGGTGATCTACCTACGTTCAACCCTTTAACTTTTCCTGGAGAAGTTGAAGGGAATGGACAACATTAGCATTGAAAACATCTGCGACGCTTACTCTAATGCATTTGGGATAGAAAGTGATGTCATAATCCCTTCTATTTCAAAGAAACATCTGGCATTAGCTAGTGGTAACAGTTGTTCTTTAAATGACAAAGCTCAGGATATATTACATCGAGATGACATCCATACTCTCAGTCTGGACACTGAAAAAACAGCTCACATGATAATCACAAACACTTGGTCCAATCAGCGTGATGAAAATAACATTGTTTTATAGGAGGCTTCCAAAACCACTCAGAAGCACATGGGCCCCATGATTATGGTAGTTTGTAAAATCCTTCGACGTGCGCCCAGTCTCCTTCAGTCTTGCCTGAAAGGCTATGAATTACACTTCCATTTCAGTTTTATGTACAAGGGCCTACACTTGCCTTGAAAATAATGGTTTGACTAATTGTCATCATTTCTCATACTGAGTGATGATAAAAGATATTGCACAGGAGAAATCTGTCCATGCTTCAGTTTGCAGTCATAAGTGCCAGAGTGATTAACCATGGTTTTGTTGGACAGCAGTAATAAAATCAGTTTTGACTACCAGTACATAATCAGCCTGTGACCAAAACTGAAAAGTCACATGAATTCTTTGCTCATTGCTACTGATTGGGAAAACTGACTTTTAAATGTTGAGACCCTCATGTGATTTTCCTCCTTCCAGTATATTGTGGTAAATGTGATTCCAGACCAGATCATGTCATTTGGTGGTTGCACAAAGCCATGTGGAAATGCATTTCTCACGTCCATTGCCAACCTTGGTGTACAGGAAAATAAGAATCTTACTAAGGCTATCATGGAACATGTAAAGAAGACGCTTGGAATTGAGCCAACAAGGTATTTGGGAATGACATTTCCTTCTCGCTAATACAGTCTTTGTCAACAGCCTTTGAGAAAGATACTTACTATTTGACTGTGGTCTTACTCCACCATCTTAACTTAATCCATAGTTGAATCTTTTGTTCTACAAACGATGCATTTCATTTACTTGTGAAAGTTCTTCGAAACCAGCAAATGTCACTGGCAATCccatgtatatcatatttatcaTATGCAAGTTTACCTTGTTGTCAAGGCATCGGCTTTTGCAAGTTAAAGAAACATCACCAGAAAACAGTGTACAGAGGTTCCGAACGCAactgaaatttgcaactttttgGCACAGAAAATCGTTTCTACAACATTAAATGGCGATTCAAAAATAACTTTTGGGGTGTTTCAGACCTTTGAAACCGTGACCATACCAAAGCTTTTCATAAACAAGCCAGCACCAAAACCGTTAGATCATTCACAGATCCAGACAGTCTTCAATTTGCATGCAGATCATTTTGAATGCTTCCTTGCAACTACGGtgcatttttttcaacttctccaCAGTGTTGCatgctatttttgaaattggtttaaattgtgtttgtttgtttgtgtgtgtgtgtgtgtgtgtgagtctttgtgtgtctgtgtacaAGACTATGATCCTTGGAATAGagtggtcaaaattttgtttctcctGTGGAAACATGTACGACCATAATGAAGGACTCAAAATTCTAAACACATGTTGGAGCGGGGACTTTGCAATATCTTTAAATATGGACTTATCATTATGTTATGGAATAATAGTAATGTAACCTGGGTTCTGCAACGCTGTTGCTTATCCTTTACCGGTAATACACACAAGACAAACATTATTATGAGTTTGGCAACTTTTGCCAATACTCTAACTACCATTGGATAGCTTCAGTTATTCTCATCAAGGTATGGTGCAGCGGAGGAGTGTTCAAGTTCTCAAGCAAGGATTAGGACCGTCATCTCAGTGAAGAGACCTTCAGGCAATTCTGAAAATACCATGAATAGAAAAGAGAATTCtgcaaaataagaaaataattttCTAAACGTCAGGATATATGATTTTATAAGGTTGTGACTAACTTTATGCCACGACGCTACTTATAGGAGccaaatcactcaaaaaaaataacatctttAACCTACTTATATACTATTGAGAGCCAAAAGCGGAAGAAATCTGTGTTGAAGGTAGACTCTCTCAGAGCCCTTTGACGTCTAGAGCAACTCAGACCGTTCAAACAGTCTCAATATTGTTGACCAAGGCTCAGCTCAGTTAAGCGAGTTGGCGAATCTGGCGAGGTGATAGCTCGGCTTGCCCATTGAGCCTCGCTCGCTCGGAAAACCATCGACGGTGTGTCATTGTGTAACAGGAAATCAGAGCTGTGTGGCTAAAGATGGGACATGAGAGAGTCTATGTGGAAGGTACAGATGTTCACTTGCAAGAGTGTATGTTTGGAACGTTGCCAGCATGAGCAAACACTTTTATGTTGAAACAGTTGATACCATCTTTATTTTAGTTTCAGTGTGTTACAGTTCTTATTTTACAACTTACTTATGTTACAACTTACGCAAGTCTTTCTTTGTTTCAGAATGCTCCTGACCTTCAACGATGCAAAAGGAATGGATGTTGGCCATAACCTGACAACCTTTGCACCAGATCAATAAGAAGTGGCGAGCGTCGAAGCATAGCTTCTTAAGACTGAAATGCCAAGTTGCAATCAAAAACTAAGtctttaggctgcgttcacaaaaaacggttagggggggggctggaggaattcagggggggattcgaaaatttttgggtagtagaggggggaacttgaaaattttggtctgcctgtaggggggacttgaaaagttttcggttcctttttgtgttttacattttccaattccaagtttttgtaggtaattcaataaaaaatgaataccatttttatgtcatccaattgttgaaatgttagtaataatttaacaaaatcaagaaccattttgtcatatttcatgacttttgtcttgaaaaaatctaaatcgTGCGATTCGTCATCacagtaaaaaaacaaacttgagcctagtaacagggcagaagctgcaactgttgattatttttgcaatatttctatgcaatatatcaactacagtttcttgctgtctccctacagcatgcacaaacacacaatatttagtttgtcgacaaagcctgtatatataaatatgtattaggtgataatttaattagagtccagactgacggtcagttgtcagtgatacaaaatgcatggtacacatacacaagctgtgatagcaagctgaatactcgacagttcaacatgctgtagggagtagaacaggaACGCAGaagtattgtcaaaattatcaaagttaat from Ptychodera flava strain L36383 chromosome 12, AS_Pfla_20210202, whole genome shotgun sequence includes the following:
- the LOC139145686 gene encoding macrophage migration inhibitory factor-like — protein: MPHLTLHTNVSRDEIPDDFLTTTTKIIFEMIGLPEKYIVVNVIPDQIMSFGGCTKPCGNAFLTSIANLGVQENKNLTKAIMEHVKKTLGIEPTRMLLTFNDAKGMDVGHNLTTFAPDQ